GGCCTGGGCAAAGAAAAGCGGCTTGGGCTGGGTAGGCAAAAATTCAAACCTGATCACGCCGCAGGTAGGCAGCTTCTACTTTATAGCTGAGCTGATCATTAACCTGGAACTGGAATACGACGGGCCGATAAAAGATTACTGCGGCTCCTGCACGCGCTGCCTCGATGCGTGCCCGACAGGTGCTATTACCGAACCCTATGTGGTGGACGGCAGCAAGTGCATCTCCTACTTCACCATTGAGCTGAAAGACCAACTGCCGCAGGAAATGAACGGGAAATTCGGAAATTGGGTGTTTGGCTGTGATATCTGCCAGGATGTGTGCCCGTGGAACCGTTTCAGCAAACCGCATCAGGAACCGGCTTTTGCGCCGCACCCCGATCTGAAGCACCTCAAAACCAGCGATTGGCAGGAGCTGACGCACGAAGTTTTCTCGCAGCTGTTCAGGAAATCAGCCGTGAAGCGGACAGGCTACAATGGCCTGCTGCGCAACATTCTGTTTGTGCAAGATAGCCCTGAAAAGGACTAGCCTATACTTTGGGTTTCAGAAACACCCTGTTCAGGATGAGCAGGTACATGCCCGAGAACTGTTCGTAGCACCAGTTTCTCAGTTGCTTTAGCTCGGCTCGCTCCAGCACTTTAAACGCTTTGCGCAATTCTTTTTCAAACAGCATCT
Above is a window of Pontibacter akesuensis DNA encoding:
- the queG gene encoding tRNA epoxyqueuosine(34) reductase QueG; amino-acid sequence: MSKEKYTYLIKQKAQELGFMYCGISKADFLEEEAPRLERWLNQNMHGQMHYMENHFDKRLDPRLLVDGAKSVVSLLLNYYPEKENQQQEEDTYKISKYAYGTDYHFVIKDKLKTLLAYINEEIGEVGGRCFVDSAPVLDKAWAKKSGLGWVGKNSNLITPQVGSFYFIAELIINLELEYDGPIKDYCGSCTRCLDACPTGAITEPYVVDGSKCISYFTIELKDQLPQEMNGKFGNWVFGCDICQDVCPWNRFSKPHQEPAFAPHPDLKHLKTSDWQELTHEVFSQLFRKSAVKRTGYNGLLRNILFVQDSPEKD